In Actinomycetota bacterium, the DNA window TCGGATTTCAACGATCTTGGTGCGATTGGTGTGTCCTGAGACCATCTGGACATCGCGCCGGTGGATTCCAAGGGCTGCCGCGAGGTTGTCGATCACTGCTGCGTTCGCCTGGCCGTCAACTGCTTGAGCGTGCACTGCGACGATGAGTGCTGGCGGCTCGCCATGCGAGCCTCCTACCCGCGAGCGCGATGATCTTGGCTTGACGCGCACGGTGATCCGGATGGAATCCATTTCAGTAATGCAATCACGAGCCCGATTACTGTTGCGCGCATGGTTCGTCATCTGCACACACGCATCTCTGAGAGCTTGGACACGGCACTTCGAGCGCGTTCTGCTGCAAGCGGGGAGAGCGTGGACCATCTCGTTCAGGCAGCGTTGGCCGAGGCGTTTGAGATAGAGCACCACTCGC includes these proteins:
- a CDS encoding DUF167 domain-containing protein; the encoded protein is MDSIRITVRVKPRSSRSRVGGSHGEPPALIVAVHAQAVDGQANAAVIDNLAAALGIHRRDVQMVSGHTNRTKIVEIRSDDGDALMARIAELLSA